In Nostoc sp. UHCC 0926, a single genomic region encodes these proteins:
- a CDS encoding exonuclease, whose product MKSTYINGRCYYQGNGGVLLPAVTTVLKATQPPKSLAALSYWRNKVGDAEANRIAANSRRRGNALHQLIKEHLQGYSPKPDSSLIQPYWDSVQSVLNQLSDVQLVEQVVPNYQEVYAGKVDLVARYQGVPYLIEWTTAEEPKLRFDKLYDKPLQLAAYGGAINRYYSDRLFNCKINHALIVVALPGEEAEIFEFDRARLIHVWHQWLNRLNFFQCSYCPEVRSHTPPN is encoded by the coding sequence ATGAAATCTACCTATATCAACGGACGATGCTACTATCAAGGCAATGGTGGCGTTCTTCTCCCTGCTGTCACCACAGTTTTAAAAGCGACACAGCCACCAAAATCTCTAGCCGCCCTTTCCTATTGGCGTAATAAAGTTGGCGATGCAGAGGCAAATCGAATTGCCGCTAACAGCCGCCGTCGAGGAAATGCCTTGCACCAGTTGATTAAAGAACACCTGCAAGGTTACTCGCCCAAACCTGACAGCAGCCTGATTCAGCCTTACTGGGATAGTGTTCAATCTGTGCTAAACCAACTTAGCGATGTGCAACTGGTTGAGCAAGTTGTGCCTAACTATCAGGAAGTTTACGCCGGGAAAGTTGATTTAGTTGCTCGTTATCAAGGTGTTCCGTATTTAATTGAATGGACTACAGCCGAGGAACCAAAACTGAGATTTGATAAGCTTTATGACAAGCCTTTACAACTAGCTGCTTATGGTGGTGCCATAAATCGGTATTATAGCGATCGCCTGTTTAACTGCAAAATTAACCATGCTCTCATTGTCGTGGCCTTGCCAGGTGAAGAAGCAGAGATTTTTGAATTTGACCGCGCAAGGCTAATTCATGTCTGGCATCAATGGCTTAATCGGCTGAATTTTTTTCAATGCAGCTACTGCCCAGAAGTGCGATCGCATACCCCCCCAAACTAG
- a CDS encoding helix-turn-helix domain-containing protein, whose amino-acid sequence MAERGLKASTEGIAKANQALIRNNLNKTALARDLGLSRATVTNFFRVIPIDRLNFEEICKRLGLNWQEIVDIPVCKSQTEEHQNTTSKTFDFLGREDAIKYQLLKEEIDKMFASELDIQQLLKFVSCKSRQIKAESYTEHKLSAIRAYYLHLYSNSGIDLYLAFSLDSSIKYNPSLMLDLNLAKTLSCFYDFPRSLSHASYIADFLELAIKQLAHNKINLQQSQKDQLLSELRELRQQLPSELELVPSSPNTKNDEDRTRFEKFIGWWQNEGQNWAGELRTVMIAYRGISQDFWLLDKQKLIVLHRYYSFNKLLVDFLRNTSDNIRSHIEDTLLLPIAEIEKRPFKN is encoded by the coding sequence ATGGCAGAGCGTGGGCTTAAAGCATCTACAGAAGGTATCGCAAAAGCAAATCAAGCTTTGATCCGTAATAATTTAAATAAGACTGCTTTAGCAAGAGATTTAGGACTATCTCGCGCAACAGTTACCAATTTCTTTCGGGTGATACCAATTGATCGCCTCAATTTTGAAGAAATTTGTAAAAGGCTCGGTCTAAATTGGCAAGAGATAGTTGATATTCCAGTTTGTAAATCTCAAACAGAGGAACATCAAAATACAACATCAAAAACTTTTGATTTTTTGGGGCGTGAGGATGCGATAAAATATCAGTTACTAAAGGAAGAAATTGATAAAATGTTCGCCTCAGAGCTTGACATACAGCAGCTTCTTAAATTCGTAAGCTGTAAATCGCGTCAAATTAAAGCTGAAAGCTATACGGAACATAAATTATCAGCTATCCGTGCTTACTATCTACACCTTTATTCTAATTCAGGCATTGATCTCTATCTGGCTTTTTCCCTTGATTCAAGTATTAAATATAATCCTTCTCTGATGCTAGACTTGAATCTTGCCAAAACCCTAAGTTGCTTTTATGACTTCCCTCGTAGTTTGAGTCACGCTAGTTATATTGCCGATTTCCTAGAACTCGCTATTAAACAACTTGCTCATAATAAAATAAACTTACAACAATCACAAAAAGACCAATTGCTAAGTGAACTGCGAGAACTGAGACAACAACTACCTTCTGAGTTAGAGTTAGTACCATCTAGTCCGAACACTAAAAACGATGAAGACAGGACAAGATTTGAAAAATTTATCGGATGGTGGCAGAATGAAGGTCAGAACTGGGCTGGAGAACTTAGAACTGTGATGATTGCTTATAGAGGCATTAGTCAGGATTTTTGGTTGTTAGATAAACAAAAATTGATAGTACTTCATCGTTATTACTCGTTCAACAAATTGTTAGTAGATTTTCTAAGAAATACTTCTGATAACATCCGATCGCACATCGAAGACACCCTACTCTTACCCATTGCTGAAATAGAAAAACGACCATTCAAAAATTAA
- the gorA gene encoding glutathione-disulfide reductase, which produces MTFDYDLFIIGAGPGGLAAAKKAASYGVRVAVAEQEAIGGTCVNRGCVPKKLIVYAADFALQNQIAQSYGWSDCQTYFDWTLFIKSVHQHIDRINQSYFQQLHKAGIELISEYATFIDTHTINIDGRKVTADKILIAVGGQPLKPQIPGIEYAITSREMFQLPYLPKRLAVIGGGYIGVEFSSMMHAFGCEVTVIEKDEMILSGFDNDIRSAVQQGLSKRGIKLFTNSTSQEIKFSEEGLLLTITGESREIITADTILVATGYAPNTKNLGLENAHVELGEDGAIKVDEYSRTSQENIFAVGDCTSRLQLSPVAKAEGIAFADTVFGNKAQKLNYDYVPTAVFCRPEAASVGMTEAKAREKFGESVQCYCTQFQPLLYQLIEQNEPTTMKIVLNGDSGQVLGAHMVGEHAADIIQSLGVAIRKGITKEDLDETIAIHPTTGEEFLSLT; this is translated from the coding sequence ATGACATTTGATTACGACTTGTTTATCATTGGTGCTGGGCCTGGGGGATTGGCAGCAGCTAAAAAAGCAGCTAGTTACGGAGTCCGTGTAGCTGTTGCTGAACAAGAAGCCATCGGTGGAACCTGTGTAAATCGCGGTTGCGTTCCCAAAAAACTGATTGTTTACGCAGCTGACTTCGCCCTGCAAAATCAAATAGCGCAGAGTTATGGGTGGAGTGACTGTCAAACATACTTTGACTGGACATTATTTATTAAGTCAGTACACCAGCATATTGACAGGATTAACCAATCCTATTTTCAGCAATTGCACAAAGCTGGAATTGAACTAATTTCTGAATATGCCACTTTCATCGATACCCATACTATCAATATTGATGGACGCAAAGTTACAGCAGACAAAATTTTAATTGCTGTGGGAGGACAACCCCTCAAGCCCCAAATCCCAGGTATAGAATACGCCATCACATCCCGCGAAATGTTTCAGTTGCCTTATCTGCCGAAACGTTTAGCAGTCATTGGCGGCGGCTATATTGGCGTAGAATTTTCCAGCATGATGCACGCTTTTGGCTGCGAGGTGACGGTAATTGAAAAAGACGAGATGATTTTATCGGGGTTTGATAATGACATTCGCTCTGCGGTACAACAGGGTTTGAGCAAACGCGGAATTAAGTTGTTCACCAACAGCACTAGTCAAGAAATCAAATTCTCCGAAGAAGGTTTGTTGTTAACTATTACTGGTGAGAGCCGAGAAATAATTACAGCAGATACCATCTTAGTTGCCACAGGTTACGCTCCAAATACCAAGAATCTTGGCTTGGAAAATGCCCATGTTGAACTTGGTGAAGATGGTGCAATTAAAGTAGATGAATACAGCCGCACCAGCCAAGAAAATATTTTTGCTGTAGGTGACTGCACCAGCCGCCTGCAATTGTCTCCAGTGGCTAAGGCAGAAGGTATTGCCTTTGCCGATACAGTTTTTGGGAACAAGGCGCAAAAACTGAATTATGATTATGTGCCCACTGCTGTTTTTTGCCGTCCAGAAGCGGCTAGTGTGGGAATGACAGAAGCCAAAGCACGGGAAAAATTTGGTGAATCTGTACAATGCTACTGCACCCAGTTCCAACCACTGTTGTATCAGTTAATCGAACAGAATGAGCCAACTACTATGAAGATAGTGTTAAATGGTGATTCTGGGCAAGTTTTGGGTGCTCATATGGTGGGTGAACACGCAGCAGATATCATTCAAAGTCTCGGCGTGGCAATTCGCAAGGGCATTACCAAAGAAGATTTGGATGAAACAATAGCCATTCATCCCACGACAGGAGAAGAATTCTTGTCCTTAACTTAA